A section of the Arabiibacter massiliensis genome encodes:
- a CDS encoding proline--tRNA ligase, producing MTNMNILRMSQLYAPTLKEDPADAEIASHRLLLRAGFIRKTASGVYTFLPLGKKVLAKVEDIVREEMDAIGAQEIMMPALQPAELWHESGRWNDYGPELMRLKDRHDHDFCLGPTHEELLTSLVRNELRSYKELPVSLYQIQVKFRDEIRPRFGLLRSREFIMKDAYSFHDTQESLQKTYDEMSEAYGRICDRMDMDYRPVEADPGQIGGSVTCEFMALADAGEAELVHCSCGYAANAEAGDCLARPTVYDVPKMEKVATPDVHTIAQLAAFFDIPESSTVKALSGKNDAGELVVMFIPGDHELNELKAVRAAGGFTLLTDEDMEAFGLHKGSMGPVGLPEEAHVIAARSLQAVPKWVVGANEDGYHYVGAQLGVDFQVDEWADLCIVKPGDSCPECGLPLEGARGIEVSQVFQLGDKYSRAMGATFMAEDGSEQPFIMGCYGVGISRTMAAIVEQHNDEHGIMWPLSVAPAHVCVIPLTVGDDEVQPAAEKLACDLAKLGFEVAIDDRKERAGVKFADADLIGWPLQVVVGKRGLAEGKVEIKRRSTGARRDIPLVALTDALAFAQRNTKVWGSEVGLFGALFE from the coding sequence ATGACGAACATGAACATCCTGCGCATGAGCCAGCTGTACGCGCCCACGCTCAAGGAGGACCCCGCCGACGCGGAGATCGCCAGCCATCGGCTGCTCCTGCGCGCGGGCTTCATCCGCAAGACGGCCTCGGGCGTGTACACCTTCCTGCCGCTCGGTAAGAAGGTGCTGGCCAAGGTGGAGGACATCGTGCGCGAGGAGATGGACGCCATCGGCGCGCAGGAGATCATGATGCCCGCGCTGCAGCCGGCCGAGCTCTGGCACGAGTCCGGCCGCTGGAACGACTACGGCCCCGAGCTCATGCGCCTCAAGGACCGCCACGACCACGACTTCTGCCTCGGGCCCACCCACGAGGAGCTGCTCACCTCGCTCGTGCGCAACGAGCTGCGCTCCTACAAGGAGCTGCCCGTGTCGCTCTACCAGATCCAGGTGAAGTTCCGCGACGAGATCCGCCCGCGCTTCGGCCTTCTGCGCAGCCGCGAGTTCATCATGAAGGACGCCTACAGCTTCCACGACACGCAGGAGTCGCTGCAGAAGACCTACGACGAGATGAGCGAGGCGTACGGCCGCATCTGCGACCGCATGGACATGGACTACCGCCCCGTCGAGGCCGACCCCGGCCAGATCGGCGGCAGCGTGACCTGCGAGTTCATGGCGCTCGCCGACGCGGGCGAGGCGGAACTCGTGCACTGCTCGTGCGGGTACGCCGCCAACGCCGAGGCCGGCGACTGCCTGGCGCGCCCCACGGTCTACGACGTTCCCAAGATGGAGAAGGTGGCCACGCCGGACGTGCACACCATCGCCCAGCTGGCGGCGTTCTTCGACATCCCCGAGTCGTCCACGGTCAAGGCGCTCTCCGGCAAGAACGACGCGGGCGAGCTGGTGGTCATGTTCATCCCCGGCGACCACGAGCTCAACGAGCTCAAGGCCGTGCGCGCCGCCGGCGGATTCACGCTGCTCACCGACGAGGACATGGAGGCGTTCGGCCTGCACAAGGGCTCGATGGGCCCGGTGGGGCTGCCCGAGGAGGCGCACGTCATCGCGGCGCGCAGCCTGCAGGCGGTGCCGAAGTGGGTCGTGGGCGCCAACGAGGACGGCTACCATTACGTGGGCGCCCAGCTGGGCGTCGACTTCCAGGTGGACGAGTGGGCCGACCTCTGCATCGTGAAGCCGGGCGACAGCTGCCCCGAATGCGGGCTTCCGCTCGAGGGCGCGCGCGGCATCGAGGTGTCGCAGGTGTTCCAGCTCGGCGACAAGTACTCGCGCGCGATGGGCGCCACGTTCATGGCGGAGGACGGCAGCGAGCAGCCGTTCATCATGGGCTGCTACGGCGTGGGCATCTCGCGCACCATGGCCGCCATCGTCGAACAGCACAACGACGAGCACGGCATCATGTGGCCGCTTTCCGTGGCGCCGGCGCACGTGTGCGTCATCCCGCTTACGGTGGGCGACGACGAGGTGCAGCCCGCCGCCGAGAAGCTGGCCTGCGACCTGGCGAAACTCGGGTTCGAGGTGGCCATCGACGACCGCAAGGAGCGCGCGGGCGTGAAGTTCGCCGACGCCGACCTCATCGGCTGGCCTTTGCAGGTGGTCGTGGGCAAGCGAGGCCTCGCCGAGGGCAAGGTGGAGATCAAGCGCCGCAGCACCGGCGCGCGCCGCGACATCCCGCTGGTCGCGCTCACCGACGCGCTCGCGTTCGCCCAGCGCAACACGAAGGTGTGGGGCAGCGAGGTCGGCCTGTTCGGCGCGCTGTTCGAGTAG
- the ispG gene encoding flavodoxin-dependent (E)-4-hydroxy-3-methylbut-2-enyl-diphosphate synthase: MPGQAEPNKATRRVMVGGVPLGGGAPVVVQSMLNAPADDAAANLAQIDALAQAGCEVVRMAIPHRANLDVFEAVCEQSPLPVIADIHFDPQIAIEAARRGAAKLRINPGNIGGLAKTDAVLDAAGEAGIPIRIGVNAGSLDQELAARDDLTLPEKLARSAADYVRYCEGRGFQDLVVSAKAHDVMTTVRTYRLLSEELPHVPLHIGVTEAGTTFQGAIKSAAGLGILLAEGIGDTLRISLTDDPVQEVRACWTLLAALDLRRRAPELISCPTCGRCQVDLIGLAREVEERIADLDKPLKVAVMGCVVNGPGEAADADIGVACGAGSGVVFSKGDVVRKVEESAIVDALMEEIGRL, from the coding sequence ATGCCCGGACAAGCTGAACCGAACAAGGCCACCCGCCGGGTCATGGTGGGCGGCGTGCCGCTGGGCGGCGGCGCACCGGTCGTCGTGCAGTCCATGCTGAACGCCCCGGCCGACGACGCGGCCGCCAACCTCGCGCAGATCGACGCGCTGGCGCAGGCCGGCTGCGAGGTCGTGCGCATGGCCATCCCGCACCGCGCTAACCTCGACGTGTTCGAGGCCGTGTGCGAGCAGTCGCCGCTGCCGGTGATCGCCGACATCCACTTCGATCCGCAGATCGCCATCGAGGCCGCCCGACGCGGCGCGGCCAAGCTGCGCATCAACCCCGGCAACATCGGCGGCCTGGCCAAGACCGACGCCGTGCTCGACGCGGCGGGCGAGGCCGGCATCCCCATCCGCATCGGGGTGAACGCGGGCTCGCTCGACCAGGAGCTGGCCGCGCGCGACGACCTCACGCTACCCGAGAAGCTGGCCCGCTCGGCCGCCGACTACGTGCGCTACTGCGAGGGCCGCGGCTTCCAGGACCTGGTGGTCAGCGCGAAGGCCCACGACGTCATGACCACGGTGCGCACGTACCGCCTGCTCAGCGAGGAGCTTCCGCATGTGCCGCTGCACATCGGCGTCACCGAGGCCGGCACGACGTTCCAAGGCGCCATCAAGAGCGCGGCGGGCCTCGGCATCCTGCTCGCGGAGGGCATCGGCGACACGCTGCGCATCTCGCTCACCGACGACCCGGTGCAGGAGGTCCGCGCCTGTTGGACGCTGCTCGCGGCGCTCGATCTGCGCCGCCGCGCGCCCGAGCTCATCAGCTGCCCCACGTGCGGGCGCTGCCAGGTGGACCTCATCGGCCTGGCCCGCGAGGTGGAGGAGCGCATCGCCGACCTCGACAAGCCGCTCAAGGTGGCGGTCATGGGCTGCGTGGTGAACGGCCCGGGCGAGGCCGCGGACGCCGACATCGGCGTGGCGTGCGGCGCGGGCTCGGGCGTGGTGTTTTCGAAGGGAGACGTCGTCCGCAAGGTGGAGGAGAGCGCCATCGTGGACGCTTTGATGGAGGAGATAGGAAGGCTATGA
- a CDS encoding site-2 protease family protein produces MDIVLMIVYATLILGFLVFIHEGGHYLASRAFGVRVTEFMLGLPGPSIGFTKWGTKFGVTPFLLGGYAKVCGMEPGEMSPHLEAALASLYRRGTANMEDVARDCGISDDEAYEALEELVEWGSAKGPTKQDQYNTYRAPEVQPSRKQRERGMVAYDLGQARPVGDAHALFESEYKQQYRSLPFWKRSVILVAGVAVNLLFAVLLFVVLYSIIGVDAPNRAGDIVHVNLNPLQSIEMGFVYIGMTAQMVAGLFNPATAGEVVQNSTSVIGIAAMSKTMIDAGLANAILFVAVISVSLGIMNLLPIPPLDGGRFVIEVFQKVSRKAVSMRALNYLSLAGMALFVCFFLFMANQDIQRIISGVGFGG; encoded by the coding sequence ATGGATATCGTTTTGATGATCGTGTACGCCACGCTCATCCTGGGCTTCCTCGTGTTCATCCACGAGGGCGGCCACTACCTGGCCTCGCGTGCGTTCGGCGTGCGCGTGACCGAGTTCATGCTGGGGCTTCCCGGACCCAGCATCGGCTTCACGAAGTGGGGCACCAAGTTCGGCGTCACGCCGTTTCTGCTGGGCGGCTACGCGAAAGTGTGCGGCATGGAGCCGGGCGAGATGAGCCCGCACCTCGAGGCCGCGCTCGCGTCGCTCTACCGCCGCGGCACCGCCAACATGGAGGACGTCGCGCGCGACTGCGGCATCTCCGACGACGAGGCCTACGAGGCGCTCGAGGAGCTCGTCGAGTGGGGCAGCGCGAAGGGCCCCACGAAGCAGGACCAGTACAACACCTACCGCGCCCCCGAGGTGCAGCCCAGCCGCAAGCAGCGCGAGCGCGGCATGGTCGCCTACGACCTGGGCCAGGCGCGCCCGGTGGGCGACGCGCACGCGCTTTTCGAGAGCGAGTACAAGCAGCAGTACCGCAGCCTGCCGTTCTGGAAGCGCTCGGTCATCCTCGTGGCCGGCGTGGCGGTGAACCTGCTGTTCGCCGTGCTGCTGTTCGTGGTGCTCTACTCGATCATCGGCGTCGACGCGCCGAACCGCGCGGGTGACATCGTGCATGTGAACCTCAATCCGCTGCAGTCCATCGAGATGGGCTTCGTGTACATCGGCATGACGGCGCAGATGGTGGCGGGGCTGTTCAATCCGGCGACGGCGGGCGAGGTGGTGCAGAATTCCACCTCGGTCATCGGCATCGCGGCTATGTCGAAGACGATGATCGACGCGGGGCTGGCGAACGCCATCCTGTTCGTCGCGGTGATCTCCGTCTCGCTCGGCATCATGAACCTGCTGCCCATCCCGCCGCTCGACGGCGGCCGCTTCGTCATCGAGGTGTTCCAGAAGGTATCGCGCAAGGCGGTGTCCATGCGCGCGCTCAACTACCTGTCGCTGGCCGGCATGGCGCTGTTCGTGTGCTTCTTCCTGTTCATGGCGAACCAGGACATCCAACGCATCATCTCCGGCGTCGGCTTCGGCGGCTAA
- a CDS encoding type IV toxin-antitoxin system AbiEi family antitoxin domain-containing protein — protein MPRFDDIYEIAADNYGLVTFAEAQEVGVTSVELRRFVKDGRLERLGHGVYKITRYIPTPLDHYAEATALVGPGSYIHGESVLAMHNLGLANPEKTNVAIVKRTRKKLPGWIRLVTGNSGDGVTSYEGIPSQSVAEALRFCRGRVMKERLVDAVHDALRAGLISEEEKRSLEEELELRQWPNNRTAGEIST, from the coding sequence ATGCCTCGTTTCGATGACATTTATGAGATAGCGGCCGACAACTACGGCTTGGTGACTTTCGCCGAGGCGCAGGAGGTCGGCGTCACCAGCGTGGAGCTGCGCCGCTTTGTGAAGGATGGCCGCCTTGAGCGCCTCGGACACGGCGTTTACAAAATCACGCGCTACATACCAACGCCGCTCGATCACTATGCCGAGGCGACGGCGCTCGTCGGCCCAGGTTCCTATATTCACGGCGAATCGGTTCTTGCCATGCACAACCTAGGGTTGGCGAACCCTGAAAAAACGAACGTCGCCATCGTGAAGCGCACGAGGAAGAAGCTTCCGGGATGGATACGCCTCGTCACAGGAAACAGCGGCGACGGAGTAACGAGCTACGAAGGCATTCCAAGCCAGAGCGTAGCCGAAGCCCTGCGCTTCTGTCGAGGTCGCGTAATGAAGGAGCGTCTGGTCGACGCAGTCCATGACGCCCTTCGAGCAGGGTTGATCAGCGAAGAGGAAAAGCGTTCGCTCGAAGAGGAGCTGGAGCTGCGGCAATGGCCAAACAACCGAACAGCAGGAGAAATCTCGACCTAG
- a CDS encoding nucleotidyl transferase AbiEii/AbiGii toxin family protein translates to MAKQPNSRRNLDLAIRRLAREDEDVRRIRLIMANTIVGQMLPEGVVKGGSALKLRYGSDATRFTRDLDAARDADLESFISRLRERLQAGWNGFTGIVVRREPAKPAGVPGQYVMKPFDVKLSYNLKSWLTVPLEIGHNEIGDASEPEYSIAPDIVSLFTSLGFPPPSPIPLMPLHHQIAQKLHGASEPGSERAHDLIDLQVIISKGPVDYRKTKETCTRLGLPAPPRPPRPRERLLIPHPARSERNLSSRTSRASRERRGTPHPTGSNPYLDGMRLKIPR, encoded by the coding sequence ATGGCCAAACAACCGAACAGCAGGAGAAATCTCGACCTAGCGATACGCCGGCTCGCGCGAGAGGACGAGGACGTACGCCGCATCCGCCTAATCATGGCAAACACGATAGTCGGCCAGATGCTTCCCGAGGGCGTGGTCAAAGGAGGAAGCGCGCTCAAGTTGCGCTACGGAAGCGACGCGACCCGATTCACGCGGGACCTGGACGCCGCGCGCGACGCCGACCTGGAATCCTTTATCTCCCGACTGCGAGAGAGACTTCAAGCCGGGTGGAACGGATTCACGGGCATAGTCGTCAGGCGTGAGCCGGCGAAACCCGCAGGCGTGCCCGGCCAGTACGTGATGAAGCCCTTCGACGTCAAGCTGTCCTACAACCTGAAATCCTGGCTGACCGTGCCTCTCGAGATCGGCCATAACGAGATCGGGGACGCAAGCGAGCCCGAATACAGCATCGCTCCAGACATAGTCTCACTGTTCACGAGTCTCGGCTTTCCACCACCGAGCCCTATACCCCTCATGCCTCTGCACCACCAGATAGCCCAGAAGCTGCACGGCGCAAGCGAGCCGGGAAGCGAGCGCGCGCACGACCTCATAGACCTGCAAGTCATCATCTCGAAGGGACCCGTCGACTACCGCAAAACGAAGGAAACGTGCACGAGGCTCGGACTACCTGCGCCACCTCGTCCGCCAAGACCTCGCGAGCGTCTCCTGATTCCGCATCCGGCGCGCTCCGAAAGAAACCTCAGCAGTAGAACGTCGCGTGCGAGCCGAGAAAGGCGAGGAACTCCTCATCCCACGGGCTCAAATCCCTATCTTGACGGTATGCGACTGAAAATCCCCAGGTGA
- a CDS encoding LysR family transcriptional regulator, whose amino-acid sequence MDSKVFKYVVALADTGSYARAAKELFITPQGLSSSIKRLESAMGVPLFKGDHDGTVLTDFGRVLYRFSLSFECDYAEMMDEMEKLRRRQSRSISLSVSTGLFNVMSRETILSFNERSETGARVEIMRTMVDYDCEEALRDKACDFALLNNPINHRSLLSVPLHKDMLFLWTSADSPLARKATVRSTDLAGMDLVCLAPNEYVTSRGYASRLLEPPLSCSLYYVDEMIEVLEMAMRRGVSSITPRSHVGSFPHEGYVGVPIEDITWGFSVAYRQDRDLSPWDEEFLAFLGSHATFYC is encoded by the coding sequence GTGGATTCAAAAGTGTTCAAGTACGTCGTCGCGCTGGCCGACACCGGCAGCTACGCGCGCGCCGCGAAGGAGCTCTTCATCACGCCGCAGGGGCTTTCGAGCTCCATCAAGCGACTTGAGTCGGCGATGGGCGTGCCGTTGTTCAAAGGGGATCACGATGGCACCGTCCTCACGGATTTCGGGCGGGTTCTTTACCGGTTCTCGCTGTCTTTCGAGTGCGACTACGCCGAGATGATGGACGAGATGGAGAAGCTGCGCCGCAGGCAATCGAGGTCGATCTCGCTTTCGGTGTCGACGGGTTTGTTCAACGTGATGTCCCGCGAGACCATCCTCTCGTTCAACGAGCGATCGGAAACGGGCGCGCGCGTCGAGATCATGCGCACCATGGTCGACTATGATTGCGAGGAGGCCCTCCGGGACAAGGCGTGCGACTTCGCGCTGCTCAACAACCCTATCAACCACCGCTCGCTGCTCTCCGTGCCGCTGCATAAGGACATGCTGTTCCTCTGGACGTCTGCGGATTCTCCTCTGGCGCGCAAGGCGACGGTGCGGTCGACCGACCTGGCCGGAATGGACTTGGTGTGCCTTGCGCCGAACGAGTACGTGACCTCGAGGGGCTATGCGAGTAGGCTTCTCGAGCCGCCTCTGTCGTGCTCGCTGTACTACGTCGACGAGATGATCGAGGTCTTGGAGATGGCTATGAGGCGCGGGGTCTCCTCTATCACACCTCGCTCCCATGTGGGCTCGTTTCCCCACGAGGGGTATGTGGGCGTTCCTATCGAGGATATCACCTGGGGATTTTCAGTCGCATACCGTCAAGATAGGGATTTGAGCCCGTGGGATGAGGAGTTCCTCGCCTTTCTCGGCTCGCACGCGACGTTCTACTGCTGA
- a CDS encoding FAD-dependent oxidoreductase has product MDISRRNFIRLGAAGAAAAGLAGLAGCAPTVAARADTANASADGDWLGSAPALSIDDCAETVETDVLVVGSALAGSMAAYGALKNGAKVTVLERNAAPHIGGMTISFLNSQTQLDAGLPEYDPVKTANDMFNLTQYRSDMKLNTLWCERSGELLDNLKADFLEPYGQYCQPLSLEGIFPDPSQEITSYISTGVAFSETDILTDFTHNIHRYLEDEGVETRYSTCAEVLVQDENGAVLGAIATNEDGEHVYFRASKGVVMCTGSFGGDEAMMKRFYTTHFAEWALKNNAYEAYMGDDPVTDNSMDDGRGHKMLCWAGAEMEEICGYAAWQTTAWRSFPYLLVSTKGERFMNECTSLLTSAHIVADLPGHDGYVWQIIPTNDFEMPSSFGYDKEAAAKMFDIEKTEHYEADTIEELAELIDVDPAALKATVERYNELCEKGEDVDYRKAKRYLDPIDDGPYQAWKMQYLFYCTLAGVRCNEKLQVLDADWNPIPGLYAGGNTVGYRFGASYESLLHGGSNGLAATHAYVAGESAATR; this is encoded by the coding sequence ATGGACATCTCACGCCGCAACTTCATACGCCTCGGAGCCGCGGGCGCGGCAGCTGCGGGCTTGGCCGGACTGGCCGGATGCGCCCCCACCGTCGCAGCCAGAGCCGACACGGCGAACGCGTCGGCCGACGGCGACTGGCTGGGTTCCGCGCCCGCGCTCTCCATCGACGATTGCGCAGAGACCGTGGAAACCGACGTCTTGGTCGTCGGATCCGCCCTGGCAGGCTCGATGGCGGCATACGGGGCGCTGAAGAACGGCGCGAAGGTCACTGTGCTCGAACGCAACGCGGCCCCGCACATCGGCGGCATGACCATCTCGTTCCTCAACTCCCAGACGCAGCTTGACGCCGGTCTGCCCGAATACGATCCGGTGAAAACCGCGAACGACATGTTCAACCTGACGCAGTACCGATCGGACATGAAGCTGAACACCCTGTGGTGCGAGCGCTCCGGCGAGCTTCTAGATAACCTGAAGGCCGATTTCCTGGAGCCGTACGGACAATACTGCCAGCCGCTCAGCCTGGAAGGCATCTTCCCCGATCCCAGCCAGGAGATCACCTCCTACATCAGCACCGGTGTCGCGTTCTCGGAAACCGATATCCTCACCGACTTCACGCACAACATCCATCGATACCTGGAAGACGAAGGCGTGGAGACGCGCTACAGCACCTGCGCGGAAGTGCTGGTGCAGGACGAGAACGGTGCGGTCTTGGGAGCCATCGCCACCAACGAAGACGGCGAGCATGTGTACTTCCGCGCGTCGAAGGGCGTGGTCATGTGCACGGGTTCGTTCGGCGGCGACGAGGCCATGATGAAGCGCTTCTACACGACGCACTTTGCGGAATGGGCGCTGAAGAACAACGCGTACGAGGCGTACATGGGCGACGACCCGGTGACCGACAACAGCATGGACGACGGCCGCGGCCACAAGATGCTGTGCTGGGCCGGAGCGGAGATGGAAGAGATCTGCGGATACGCCGCCTGGCAGACCACCGCATGGCGCTCCTTCCCCTACCTGCTTGTCAGCACGAAGGGCGAGCGGTTCATGAACGAGTGCACCTCGCTTCTGACCTCGGCCCACATCGTGGCGGACCTCCCCGGGCACGACGGCTACGTCTGGCAGATCATCCCCACCAACGACTTCGAGATGCCCTCGTCGTTCGGCTACGACAAAGAGGCGGCAGCCAAGATGTTCGACATCGAGAAGACCGAGCACTACGAAGCCGACACCATCGAGGAGCTGGCCGAGCTCATCGATGTCGATCCCGCCGCGCTGAAGGCGACGGTGGAACGCTACAACGAGCTGTGCGAGAAGGGCGAGGACGTCGATTACCGCAAGGCGAAGCGCTACCTCGATCCTATCGACGACGGTCCTTACCAGGCATGGAAGATGCAGTACCTGTTCTACTGCACGCTGGCCGGCGTGCGCTGCAACGAGAAGCTGCAAGTGCTCGATGCCGATTGGAACCCCATTCCCGGCCTGTACGCCGGCGGCAACACCGTAGGCTACCGCTTCGGTGCCAGCTACGAGTCGCTGCTGCACGGCGGCTCGAACGGCCTCGCCGCGACGCACGCCTACGTGGCCGGCGAGAGCGCGGCCACGCGATAG
- a CDS encoding BrnT family toxin, protein MNTHDIPLPIFFFDYRKNEANIEKHGVSFEEAKGIWLDPDYLKVPAKKSGEKRFLAIGMVDGRCLTAVATNRGNAVRIISARRASKKEAKQYGHRDR, encoded by the coding sequence ATGAATACCCATGATATACCGTTGCCAATATTTTTCTTCGACTATCGCAAAAACGAGGCGAACATCGAGAAGCACGGGGTGAGCTTCGAGGAAGCCAAGGGCATCTGGCTCGACCCCGATTACCTGAAGGTGCCGGCGAAGAAGAGCGGCGAGAAGCGCTTTCTCGCCATCGGCATGGTGGATGGAAGATGCCTCACGGCGGTCGCAACGAACCGCGGCAACGCCGTCAGGATCATTTCAGCTCGACGCGCAAGCAAGAAGGAGGCGAAGCAGTATGGGCACCGCGACCGATGA
- the dxr gene encoding 1-deoxy-D-xylulose-5-phosphate reductoisomerase, with amino-acid sequence MASRKRIVVLGSTGSIGTQTLDVARRHPDKLEVVALAAGTRASELLAQAREFGVRHLAVGDERLAREPVAGELRDVILSEGREAAAVEGSRAASADERSEPSLGFGPQAVADLVQLPEADIVVNALVGAAGLRASYETLRAGKVLALANKESLVVGGDLIMPLAAEPGRLMPIDSEHGAIYQCLLGEDPREVTRLWVTASGGPFRGRTREELAHITPAQALAHPTWNMGAKISIDSSTLMNKGLEVIEAHHLFAMPYDRIAVVVQPQSAIHSMVEFSDGSVKAHLGTTDMRIPIQFALSYPERWDAPVEPLDFRQLGSLEFAAPDEDTFRCLALARHAGDVGGTLPCVMNAANEVAVAAFLAEEGTYLGIAECVEAVMDAHERDGVQPVESLEQLEHLDAWSRAEARTWIETKGWG; translated from the coding sequence ATGGCATCTAGAAAGCGCATCGTCGTTCTGGGGTCGACCGGCTCCATCGGTACGCAGACGCTCGACGTGGCGCGCCGGCATCCCGACAAGCTGGAGGTGGTGGCGCTCGCCGCGGGCACGCGCGCAAGCGAGCTCTTGGCGCAGGCGCGCGAGTTCGGCGTGCGGCATCTGGCCGTGGGCGACGAACGCCTGGCGCGCGAGCCCGTTGCCGGCGAGCTGCGGGATGTCATCCTGAGCGAAGGCCGCGAAGCGGCCGCAGTCGAAGGATCCCGCGCGGCGTCAGCCGACGAGCGCTCCGAGCCCTCCCTCGGCTTCGGCCCGCAGGCGGTGGCCGACCTCGTGCAACTGCCCGAAGCCGACATCGTGGTGAACGCGCTCGTGGGCGCGGCTGGCCTGCGCGCGAGCTACGAGACGCTGCGCGCGGGCAAGGTGCTCGCGCTGGCCAACAAGGAGTCGCTCGTGGTGGGCGGCGACCTCATCATGCCGCTGGCCGCCGAGCCGGGGCGGCTCATGCCCATCGACTCGGAGCACGGCGCCATCTACCAGTGCCTTCTGGGCGAGGATCCGCGCGAGGTGACGCGGCTGTGGGTGACGGCGTCGGGCGGCCCGTTCCGCGGCCGCACGCGCGAGGAGCTCGCGCACATCACGCCCGCCCAGGCGCTCGCGCATCCCACGTGGAACATGGGCGCGAAGATCTCCATCGACTCGTCCACGCTCATGAACAAGGGCCTCGAGGTCATCGAGGCGCACCATCTGTTCGCCATGCCCTACGACAGGATTGCCGTGGTCGTGCAGCCGCAGAGCGCCATCCACTCGATGGTGGAGTTCTCCGACGGCAGCGTGAAGGCGCACCTCGGCACCACCGACATGCGCATCCCCATCCAGTTCGCGCTGAGCTACCCCGAGCGCTGGGACGCGCCGGTGGAGCCGCTCGACTTCCGCCAGCTGGGCTCGCTCGAGTTCGCCGCGCCCGACGAGGACACGTTCCGCTGCCTCGCGCTGGCGCGCCATGCGGGTGATGTGGGCGGCACGCTGCCCTGCGTCATGAACGCCGCGAACGAGGTGGCCGTGGCGGCGTTTTTGGCCGAGGAAGGCACCTACTTGGGGATCGCCGAATGCGTGGAGGCCGTCATGGACGCCCACGAGCGCGACGGCGTCCAGCCGGTCGAGAGTCTCGAGCAGCTCGAGCACCTCGATGCCTGGTCCCGCGCCGAGGCCCGCACGTGGATCGAGACAAAGGGATGGGGGTAA
- a CDS encoding phosphatidate cytidylyltransferase, with protein MESGRDEREPAEERSRGEKLKEFAHEKTPKKLQNPTDLQVRFRTGFVYVAGSILCVLISEWTTLALLVATAGITAGEFYYMLRSDAKLPNEMLGIVAAMLYPVSVFFLGLNGALFVSLALLLALIVWYVFWMRARVPDVGVSFFGAAYCGMLLSGIIVVRQALPAPWGGVLVLGIFLSVWANDSFAYLVGSKFGKHKLAPRTSPKKSWEGFLAGLAGSAVFWCLMSFVPGVTMSIPQALVFGLISGLMGVLGDLAESRIKRNSGFKDSGTIMPGHGGLLDRCDSLFLVAVTSAILLVGGGCIPYGI; from the coding sequence GTGGAGAGCGGGCGCGACGAGCGCGAGCCGGCCGAGGAGCGCTCGCGCGGCGAGAAGCTCAAGGAGTTCGCGCACGAGAAGACCCCGAAGAAGCTGCAGAACCCCACCGACCTGCAGGTGAGGTTCCGCACCGGGTTCGTGTACGTGGCGGGCTCGATCCTCTGCGTGCTGATCAGCGAATGGACCACGCTCGCGCTGCTCGTGGCCACGGCCGGCATCACGGCGGGCGAGTTCTACTACATGCTGCGCTCGGATGCGAAGCTGCCCAACGAGATGCTCGGCATCGTCGCGGCCATGCTCTATCCGGTGAGCGTGTTCTTCCTCGGGCTGAACGGGGCGCTGTTCGTGAGCCTGGCGCTGCTGCTCGCGCTCATCGTGTGGTACGTGTTCTGGATGCGGGCGCGCGTGCCCGACGTGGGCGTGAGCTTCTTCGGCGCGGCGTACTGCGGCATGCTGCTCTCGGGCATCATCGTGGTGCGCCAGGCGCTGCCGGCGCCGTGGGGCGGCGTGCTGGTGCTGGGCATCTTCCTGAGCGTGTGGGCGAACGACTCGTTCGCCTACCTGGTGGGCAGCAAGTTCGGCAAGCACAAGCTGGCGCCGCGCACCAGCCCGAAGAAGAGCTGGGAGGGCTTTTTGGCGGGACTCGCGGGCTCTGCCGTGTTCTGGTGCCTCATGTCGTTCGTGCCCGGCGTGACGATGTCCATTCCGCAGGCGCTTGTGTTCGGGCTGATCAGCGGGTTGATGGGCGTGCTGGGAGATCTGGCCGAGAGCCGCATCAAGCGCAATTCGGGCTTCAAGGACTCCGGTACCATCATGCCAGGGCACGGCGGGCTGCTCGACCGCTGCGACTCGCTGTTCCTGGTGGCCGTGACCTCGGCCATCCTGCTCGTCGGAGGGGGCTGCATCCCGTATGGCATCTAG